A single genomic interval of Electrophorus electricus isolate fEleEle1 chromosome 4, fEleEle1.pri, whole genome shotgun sequence harbors:
- the gas8 gene encoding dynein regulatory complex subunit 4 isoform X1 produces the protein MPPKKKGAKAAKGKSPTVVDGLSTEEMTKEQLEEHIVRLREELDREREERNYFQLERDKIHTFWEITKRQLEEKKADLRNRDREMEEAEERHQVEIKVYKQKVKHLLYEHQNSIVELKTEGVVATKLMQKEQAELEMELRKGMRNLKVDIKEQELSNENLIKSLKMKRDEQITKLRNDFERQVQEIEAKYEKKMQSQRQEQDLRRKTEIHEIEERKNTQINTVMKNHEKAFSDIKNYYNDITLNNLALISSLKEQVEEMKRKEERLEKEMAEVLQQNKRLTEPLQKATDDVAELQRQLANYKKDKASLAGTKARLKVAEKELKDLKWEHEVLEQRFSKVQLERDELYQKFTKAIQEVQQKSGFKNLLLERKLNVLTDTLEKKEAQLNEVLSASNLDHSALNVITHKLEEVLDSKNIAIKDLQYELARVCKAHNDLLRTYEAKLKAFGIPVEELGFKPLESSVAGQTLGQGPAGLVSAPL, from the exons ATG CCTCCAAAAAAGAAGGGCGCAAAGGCTGCCAAGGGTAAGAGCCCTACAGTGGTCGATGGCCTTTCTACAGAAGAAATGACAAAGGAGCAG CTGGAGGAGCACATTGTCCGGCTGCGTGAGgagctggacagagagagagaagagcgtAACTATTTCCAGCTAGAAAGGGATAAGATCCACACTTTCTGGGAGATCACCAAAAGACAACTGGAGGAAAAGAAAGCTGATCTACGGAACAGGGATAGAGAAATGGAAGAAGCTGAAGAGAGACATCAAGTCGAGATCAAG GTGTACAAACAGAAGGTGAAACACTTGCTATATGAGCACCAAAACAGCATTGTAGAGTTGAAGACTGAAGGAGTGGTTGCCACCAAACTCATGCAAAAAGAGCAAGCTGAACTGGAGATGGAACTGCGGAAAGGCATGCGCAATCTGAAAGTGGACATCAAAGAACAGGAGCTCTCCAATGAGAATCTAATCAAGAGCCTTAAGATG AAACGTGATGAGCAAATTACCAAGCTGAGGAATGACTTTGAGAGACAAGTACAAG AAATAGAGgcaaaatatgagaaaaaaatgcaGTCACAGCGTCAGGAGCAAGACTTGAGGCGCAAGACTGAAATCCATGAAATAGAGGAAAGGAAGAACACTCAGATAAACACAGTGATGAAAAACCATGAAAAAGCTTTCAGTGATATTAAGAACTATTACAACGATATCACTCTTAACAACCTAGCCCTCATCAGCTCACTTAAG GAGCAAGTAGAGGAAAtgaagaggaaggaggagaggCTGGAGAAGGAGATGGCTGAGGTGCTGCAGCAGAACAAACGTCTGACGGAGCCCCTGCAGAAGGCTACTGATGATGTAGCAGAGCTCCAGAGGCAGCTTGCCAACTACAAGAAGGACAAGGCCTCTCTGGCC GGAACCAAAGCACGTCTCAAGGTGGCAGAAAAAGAGTTAAAAGACCTGAAATGGGAGCATGAAGTACTTGAGCAGAGATTTAGTAAG GTGCAGCTAGAGCGTGATGAACTGTACCAGAAGTTCACCAAGGCCATCCAGGAGGTGCAGCAAAAGAGTGGCTTTAAGAATCTGCTTCTTGAGAGAAAGCTGAATGTGCTTACGGACACGCTGGAAAAGAAAGAAGCTCAGCTCAATGAGGTTCTCTCTGCCTCCAACTTGGACCACTCTGCCCTCAACGTCATCACTCACAAGCTTGAG GAAGTGTTGGATTCTAAAAACATTGCTATCAAAGATCTACAGTATGAACTAGCTCGTGTTTGTAAG GCTCACAATGACTTGTTGAGGACATATGAGGCCAAACTAAAGGCCTTTGGCATCCCTGTGGAAGAACTGGGCTTCAAGCCCCTGGAGAGCAGCGTGGCAGGGCAGACTCTGGGCCAGGGCCCTGCAGGCCTCGTGTCTGCCCCCCTCTAA
- the gas8 gene encoding dynein regulatory complex subunit 4 isoform X2 gives MPPKKKGAKAAKGKSPTVVDGLSTEEMTKEQLEEHIVRLREELDREREERNYFQLERDKIHTFWEITKRQLEEKKADLRNRDREMEEAEERHQVEIKVYKQKVKHLLYEHQNSIVELKTEGVVATKLMQKEQAELEMELRKGMRNLKVDIKEQELSNENLIKSLKMKRDEQITKLRNDFERQVQEIEAKYEKKMQSQRQEQDLRRKTEIHEIEERKNTQINTVMKNHEKAFSDIKNYYNDITLNNLALISSLKEQVEEMKRKEERLEKEMAEVLQQNKRLTEPLQKATDDVAELQRQLANYKKDKASLAVQLERDELYQKFTKAIQEVQQKSGFKNLLLERKLNVLTDTLEKKEAQLNEVLSASNLDHSALNVITHKLEEVLDSKNIAIKDLQYELARVCKAHNDLLRTYEAKLKAFGIPVEELGFKPLESSVAGQTLGQGPAGLVSAPL, from the exons ATG CCTCCAAAAAAGAAGGGCGCAAAGGCTGCCAAGGGTAAGAGCCCTACAGTGGTCGATGGCCTTTCTACAGAAGAAATGACAAAGGAGCAG CTGGAGGAGCACATTGTCCGGCTGCGTGAGgagctggacagagagagagaagagcgtAACTATTTCCAGCTAGAAAGGGATAAGATCCACACTTTCTGGGAGATCACCAAAAGACAACTGGAGGAAAAGAAAGCTGATCTACGGAACAGGGATAGAGAAATGGAAGAAGCTGAAGAGAGACATCAAGTCGAGATCAAG GTGTACAAACAGAAGGTGAAACACTTGCTATATGAGCACCAAAACAGCATTGTAGAGTTGAAGACTGAAGGAGTGGTTGCCACCAAACTCATGCAAAAAGAGCAAGCTGAACTGGAGATGGAACTGCGGAAAGGCATGCGCAATCTGAAAGTGGACATCAAAGAACAGGAGCTCTCCAATGAGAATCTAATCAAGAGCCTTAAGATG AAACGTGATGAGCAAATTACCAAGCTGAGGAATGACTTTGAGAGACAAGTACAAG AAATAGAGgcaaaatatgagaaaaaaatgcaGTCACAGCGTCAGGAGCAAGACTTGAGGCGCAAGACTGAAATCCATGAAATAGAGGAAAGGAAGAACACTCAGATAAACACAGTGATGAAAAACCATGAAAAAGCTTTCAGTGATATTAAGAACTATTACAACGATATCACTCTTAACAACCTAGCCCTCATCAGCTCACTTAAG GAGCAAGTAGAGGAAAtgaagaggaaggaggagaggCTGGAGAAGGAGATGGCTGAGGTGCTGCAGCAGAACAAACGTCTGACGGAGCCCCTGCAGAAGGCTACTGATGATGTAGCAGAGCTCCAGAGGCAGCTTGCCAACTACAAGAAGGACAAGGCCTCTCTGGCC GTGCAGCTAGAGCGTGATGAACTGTACCAGAAGTTCACCAAGGCCATCCAGGAGGTGCAGCAAAAGAGTGGCTTTAAGAATCTGCTTCTTGAGAGAAAGCTGAATGTGCTTACGGACACGCTGGAAAAGAAAGAAGCTCAGCTCAATGAGGTTCTCTCTGCCTCCAACTTGGACCACTCTGCCCTCAACGTCATCACTCACAAGCTTGAG GAAGTGTTGGATTCTAAAAACATTGCTATCAAAGATCTACAGTATGAACTAGCTCGTGTTTGTAAG GCTCACAATGACTTGTTGAGGACATATGAGGCCAAACTAAAGGCCTTTGGCATCCCTGTGGAAGAACTGGGCTTCAAGCCCCTGGAGAGCAGCGTGGCAGGGCAGACTCTGGGCCAGGGCCCTGCAGGCCTCGTGTCTGCCCCCCTCTAA
- the mthfsd gene encoding methenyltetrahydrofolate synthase domain-containing protein isoform X2, whose protein sequence is MEHSIIINQGATKWDIRQRVWDYIEAKNLANFPRPVHHRIPNFKTAVQGCSRLLVLQEFMSSRVVKVNPDRPQEQARFDTLKARKVLLVPTPRLRTGLFNKIVPPQSPTKEDLRVCSTSRGVKDFSVPIGLDAKVQVDLVVVGSVAVSEKGYRIGKGEGFADMEYGMMAAMGAVNESTVVVTIVHDCQVVNIPEELIESHDLTVDYILTPTRIIKTDCNHPKPGGIIWSKLDTEMLEKIPILKRLQVLEQKAGKKVTLKSFPGEGQIVRDAPHPRHPKPGFRHEPKQKPEYTCDGTAGDGGERLEGGGVECNHPQGPIGTLYLGGIPAGLRVGELKRLLRERHAMPFRLTWQGPRQSAFLDYSNEPAADRALAALQGLSINGHALQAERARGRRAGWTPQRPRDMEAKRTTNCTVSNTVPNVGGW, encoded by the exons ATGGAAcattctattattattaatcaag GGGCGACGAAATGGGACATTCGCCAAAGGGTGTGGGATTACATCGAGGCGAAAAATCTGGCGAATTTTCCACGACCGGTTCACCACAGGATTCCCAATTTTAAG ACGGCCGTGCAGGGCTGCAGCAGACTCCTGGTCCTGCAGGAATTCATGTCCAGCAGGGTGGTCAAAGTGAACCCAGACAGACCACAGGAGCAAGCGCGCTTTGACACTCTGAAA GCTAGAAAAGTGTTGCTTGTCCCAACGCCTCGACTACGTACTGGACTCTTTAACAAAATTGTTCCCCCTCAAAGCCCAACCAAAGAGGACCTACGAGTGTGCTCCACCTCTCGG GGGGTTAAGGACTTCAGTGTCCCAATTGGTTTAGATGCAAAAGTTCAAGTGGATCTAGTGGTGGTTGGATCTGTGGCTGTATCTGAAAAGG GTTACAGAATTGGCAAAGGGGAAGGATTTGCTGATATGGAATATGGCATGATGGCAGCAATGGGAGCAGTTAATGAGTCCACAGTGGTTGTGACTATTGTTCATGATTGCCAG GTTGTGAACATTCCCGAGGAGCTGATTGAAAGTCATGACCTCACAGTGGACTACATCCTCACTCCAACCAGGATTATCAAAACTGATTGTAACCACCCTAAGCCAGGGGGCATCATTTGGTCCAAG TTGGATACAGAGATGCTGGAGAAAATTCCCATCCTGAAAAGACTGCAAGTCCTGGAACAGAAGGCTGGTAAGAAGGTCACATTGAAGTCGTTCCCTGGCGAAGGTCAGATTGTGCGGGATGCGCCTCACCCCAGGCACCCAAAACCTGGCTTCAGGCATGAGCCCAAACAAAAGCCAGAATACACGTGCGATGGAACAGCGGGTGACGGAGGTGAGAGGCttgagggtggtggtgtggaaTGTAACCATCCTCAGGGGCCCATAGGCACGCTGTACCTGGGAGGTATCCCAGCAGGACTGCGTGTTGGAGAGCTGAAACGCCTGCTGAGGGAGCGTCACGCCATGCCCTTTAGGCTCACCTGGCAGGGACCGAGGCAAAGCGCCTTCCTGGACTACAGCAACGAACCAGCAGCGGACCGCGCCCTGGCTGCCCTGCAGGGCCTCTCCATCAACGGCCACGCCCTGCAGGCTGAGCGAGCCAGGGGCCGCAGAGCTGGATGGACGCCGCAGAGACCCAGGGACATGGAAGCCAAACGAACCACTAATTGCACTGTCAGCAACACTGTCCCAAATGTTGGGGGATGGTAG
- the mthfsd gene encoding methenyltetrahydrofolate synthase domain-containing protein isoform X1: MEHSIIINQGATKWDIRQRVWDYIEAKNLANFPRPVHHRIPNFKGAEGACNKIVTLDVFRKTSEVKVDPDKPLEGARLASLQARKVLLVPTPRLRTGLFNKIVPPQSPTKEDLRVCSTSRGVKDFSVPIGLDAKVQVDLVVVGSVAVSEKGYRIGKGEGFADMEYGMMAAMGAVNESTVVVTIVHDCQVVNIPEELIESHDLTVDYILTPTRIIKTDCNHPKPGGIIWSKLDTEMLEKIPILKRLQVLEQKAGKKVTLKSFPGEGQIVRDAPHPRHPKPGFRHEPKQKPEYTCDGTAGDGGERLEGGGVECNHPQGPIGTLYLGGIPAGLRVGELKRLLRERHAMPFRLTWQGPRQSAFLDYSNEPAADRALAALQGLSINGHALQAERARGRRAGWTPQRPRDMEAKRTTNCTVSNTVPNVGGW; the protein is encoded by the exons ATGGAAcattctattattattaatcaag GGGCGACGAAATGGGACATTCGCCAAAGGGTGTGGGATTACATCGAGGCGAAAAATCTGGCGAATTTTCCACGACCGGTTCACCACAGGATTCCCAATTTTAAG gGGGCAGAAGGGGCCTGCAATAAGATAGTAACTTTAGATGTCTTCAGAAAAACCAGTGAAGTCAAAGTGGATCCAGATAAACCACTGGAGGGAGCTCGGTTAGCTTCCCTGCAG GCTAGAAAAGTGTTGCTTGTCCCAACGCCTCGACTACGTACTGGACTCTTTAACAAAATTGTTCCCCCTCAAAGCCCAACCAAAGAGGACCTACGAGTGTGCTCCACCTCTCGG GGGGTTAAGGACTTCAGTGTCCCAATTGGTTTAGATGCAAAAGTTCAAGTGGATCTAGTGGTGGTTGGATCTGTGGCTGTATCTGAAAAGG GTTACAGAATTGGCAAAGGGGAAGGATTTGCTGATATGGAATATGGCATGATGGCAGCAATGGGAGCAGTTAATGAGTCCACAGTGGTTGTGACTATTGTTCATGATTGCCAG GTTGTGAACATTCCCGAGGAGCTGATTGAAAGTCATGACCTCACAGTGGACTACATCCTCACTCCAACCAGGATTATCAAAACTGATTGTAACCACCCTAAGCCAGGGGGCATCATTTGGTCCAAG TTGGATACAGAGATGCTGGAGAAAATTCCCATCCTGAAAAGACTGCAAGTCCTGGAACAGAAGGCTGGTAAGAAGGTCACATTGAAGTCGTTCCCTGGCGAAGGTCAGATTGTGCGGGATGCGCCTCACCCCAGGCACCCAAAACCTGGCTTCAGGCATGAGCCCAAACAAAAGCCAGAATACACGTGCGATGGAACAGCGGGTGACGGAGGTGAGAGGCttgagggtggtggtgtggaaTGTAACCATCCTCAGGGGCCCATAGGCACGCTGTACCTGGGAGGTATCCCAGCAGGACTGCGTGTTGGAGAGCTGAAACGCCTGCTGAGGGAGCGTCACGCCATGCCCTTTAGGCTCACCTGGCAGGGACCGAGGCAAAGCGCCTTCCTGGACTACAGCAACGAACCAGCAGCGGACCGCGCCCTGGCTGCCCTGCAGGGCCTCTCCATCAACGGCCACGCCCTGCAGGCTGAGCGAGCCAGGGGCCGCAGAGCTGGATGGACGCCGCAGAGACCCAGGGACATGGAAGCCAAACGAACCACTAATTGCACTGTCAGCAACACTGTCCCAAATGTTGGGGGATGGTAG
- the foxf1 gene encoding forkhead box protein F1, whose protein sequence is MTAEVQQPSVQTPAQSSPMSAPEKPHGQSSVMETASSTTKTKKTNAGIRRPEKPPYSYIALIVMAIQSSPTKRLTLSEIYQFLQSRFPFFRGSYQGWKNSVRHNLSLNECFIKLPKGLGRPGKGHYWTIDPASEFMFEEGSFRRRPRGFRRKCQALKPSMYSMMNGLGFNHLPESYNFQGSGGGLSCPPNSLSLESGIGMMNGHLASNMDGMGLAGHSMSHLSANSGHSYMGNCTGSSGSEYPHHDNSASPLLTSGGVMEPHPVYSSTTSAWAPAPSASLNNGASYIKQQPLSPCNPGANPLQPSLPTHSLDQSYLHQNGHSTTDLQGIPRYHSQSPSMCDRKEFVFSFNAMTSSTMHSPGSGSYYHHQQVAYQDIKPCVM, encoded by the exons ATGACGGCCGAGGTACAGCAGCCATCAGTGCAGACCCCTGCCCAAAGCAGTCCGATGTCTGCGCCTGAAAAACCACACGGTCAGTCGTCGGTGATGGAGACGGCTTCCTCGACCACTAAAACCAAGAAGACAAATGCTGGAATTCGTCGTCCCGAAAAACCGCCGTATTCTTACATTGCCCTCATAGTAATGGCCATACAAAGCTCGCCTACGAAACGACTAACTCTCAGTGAGATATATCAGTTTCTCCAGAGCCGCTTTCCGTTTTTCAGGGGCTCCTACCAAGGCTGGAAAAATTCCGTGCGTCACAACTTGTCTTTGAACGAGTGTTTCATTAAGCTGCCCAAGGGTCTTGGGAGACCAGGAAAGGGCCATTACTGGACCATCGACCCCGCCAGTGAGTTCATGTTCGAGGAGGGTTCTTTTCGTAGGAGACCGCGAGGATTCAGGCGTAAATGTCAGGCACTAAAGCCTTCAATGTACAGTATGATGAACGGACTTGGATTCAATCATCTGCCCGAGTCCTATAACTTCCAGGGGAGCGGCGGAGGACTATCTTGTCCTCCAAACAGTTTATCTTTAGAGAGCGGCATTGGAATGATGAATGGACATTTAGCCAGCAACATGGATGGAATGGGGTTGGCAGGACATTCCATGTCGCATCTATCAGCAAACAGTGGACATTCCTACATGGGGAACTGTACAGGCTCCTCAGGTAGCGAGTACCCCCACCATGACAACTCCGCGTCACCACTCCTGACCAGTGGCGGAGTAATGGAACCACATCCCGTTTACTCAAGCACAACATCGGCATGGGCTCCTGCGCCTTCTGCCTCTCTTAATAACGGAGCATCTTACATCAAACAGCAACCGTTATCTCCATGCAACCCTGGAGCAAATCCTTTGCAACCCAGCTTACCAACACACTCTTTGGACCAGTCATATCTACATCAGAATGGGCACAGCACTACCGACCTACAAG GTATTCCACGGTACCACTCCCAGTCCCCAAGCATGTGTGACAGGAAGGAATTTGTCTTCTCTTTCAACGCCATGACATCGTCAACTATGCATTCTCCTGGAAGTGGTtcttattatcatcatcaacaaGTCGCGTATCAGGACATCAAACCTTGCGTGATGTGA